The nucleotide window AATCGGGGCCCTCACACAAACGGCGCCCAATTTTTTATTACGGATGGAGCAGCCCCTCATTTGGACCAAATGAACAGCTTCACCATTTTCGGCGAATGTGAACCGCTCTCGCTCGTGGCTAAGATTGCGCGTGTGCCTCAAAGCGGTCCGCCGAGTAACACACCGAAGCAGGCCGTGACTATCGAGCATCTTAGTATTGAATAAGAGTCCGCTATTCTTTTGTCTTTTGCGAGCTTGTGGAGGATGTGCTTTTAACCTGGGGCTCAAGGCGCTCGCCGTCTTTGCTCTTTTTGAAGCGTATTTCCGTGTGCAGGTCGACTGTGAGGTTTTGCAGGGCTTTTTCTAGTTCGCTTACAATGTCTGTGGCGTGCAGGACGTCGCGGACTTCGCGTGCTACGATTTTCAAAATAGCTTTCTTGGTGTCATCGACCTGCGCAAAGACATAGTTGGCCATTTCCTTGGGGAGTCTTGCGTCGCCTACCACTCCGCGCAAAGCACCATCGGTGCGGTTTAAGGTGTTTAATCCTGCTTCGATGCCTTTCTCGAAGCCTTTGCGTAGTAGTTCGGGCAAAATCCGCTCGAAGCTTGATGGCCGTCGTTCGTATTCGAATTCGTCGTCTGGATCGTCACTGAATGCGTGCGTTTCAGCGTGCTCTTTGTCTCGATCGGTATCTTGGCCGTTCATTTTGCATTATGGCAGAGAATCTCAGAAACGCCAAACTCCCAACCGGTCTTTGTGGTTTTTGAGAGCAACAAAAAAACCGATTTTTTTGCAGCGAACGCTTGCACCGTGAGCAATTGATTGTAGACCTATAGAAGGCATGGTTAAGAGGGGCCACCGTAGGCTGTCTCTTGTGCATCAAGTGTGGCATAGAGGGGTGGGGATTTTACTGAATGCGTACCCAATACAACGAGGTGGACTTTAAACGTGAAGGCGAGGCGTTGCCGTACTTTGCAATGACAGTCGATCGTTTGCGCTTTCAGAGTATCCAAGAGCTTGCGCGACACCGAAAGATCCTCGTCCTGGGCAGTGGGCGCGTTGACGTGCTCAATGCTTTGCAAGGCCTTAGTCGTGAAGTTGAAGTGGTGGTGGAGAAAAAGTCAGCCGATTTGAACGATTCATCGATTGCTCTGCATGAAGCTTCGGTAACAAAACTTCCTTTTGAAGATCATTCCTTCGATGTGGTCTGTTGTTTCGATGGCTTTGCAAGTCAGTTCGATACGCCAGTTGTGCTTCGCGAGATGGTGCGAGTGGCTCGGCCTGGTGGGTACGTCGTGGCGGAGTTTAATAACGTGTTGAGTTTGAACTTTGTTACTCGAAAATTAAGCTTGGCGGTTGGTCGAGGGGCAAACCTGCTAGCAGAGACCTGGATAAGCCCTTGGGTGGTGCGAAAGATTGTCCCTGCTGGAGCACGTTTGCTGGAGTGTCGTGGCCTTGGTCTTGCTGAGCAGCTCCCCACGCTCTCTTTTGTGCCTTTTGCGAGGCGCGTGCAGGAGCGGGCCAAGAAAGCTGCGCTCGCTTCCCCTTTACGCGTGTTGGCGGATTCCTTCATTGCCATCCTTCAAAAAGAGCAGCCAGAGTAAAATGAATCTCGCTCTTGCCACGCTTTGGACGCCACGCTATAGGTCGAAACGATGAAAGGCGAAGCACATCAACCGAATTTAATGGAGCTGCGCAAACGTGCCGAAGGCATGCTTGCAAAATCCTGTGAACGCTCGAAGGTTGAACCTGTCTTGCAACGCATCGCCGAGCACGCCAACGAAGGCAGCGACCTAAGTTTGTTTGCTTATCGTAATCTTGCCGAGTTGTGGCTCGAGGAAAATCCTTGGAAAGCTGCTCTTTATTTACGACGGGTTCTTAAGACAACTTCCAACGACGATGTTGCGCATGCGCTGCTTGGTTTGTGCCAAACGCTTTTGGGTAACTACGGTGCGGCTGTTGCAGCTTACCGTCGTGCGCTTCAAGTGGCCCCGAAGAATCCATGGTATCATCACAACTTGGGTCATCTGCTTGATGTGGCTTTGGGCGCTTCATTTGAAGCCGTCTCTCATTTGCGAAAGGCGCATGAACATGCGCCAACAGAACATGAAATCACTGCGTCGCTTGCGCACTGTCTCGCGGGCTTAGGCGAGCTTGATGAAGCACAGGCATTGGCGCAACTTGCCCTGGATGCAGCTCCAAGTAATAGAGGTCATCGAGAGCTTGCTCTTTGGATTGATGAAGGAGCCCCACAGCCGCAGGGTCCACACGAACTTTTTGACAGTGCGCCAGCGTTTAGTGCGAGTAGACGCGGAGCTGGTTTTTCAGAATTGCCATCGCCTATACGTGAAGACGATGGAGAGGAAAAAGCGACTTATGGCCAATCCAAATATACTCGGTCAAGTCAAGTGCTTGATGTCTTAGCGCAAGAGATGGAACAAGCTGGCCTGCCACAGGATATGTTTCATTCAGCGGTGGCGCTTTGGAACGACTACAAAGAGAGCAAGAGCGTTCGGGTTAACAAGCCCGAGGCTTATGCGGCTGCAGTAGAGTACGCCATTGTATTGGTTAACAAGATCGATGGAGTTACCCGCTCTTCGGTAGCAAAGCGTTACGGCGTTAACGCCAATACGGTAAGTACGCGTTACAACGATATTCGTGATCAGCTTGCATTGCAGCCTGGCGACCCACGATACGCACGCTGTGTGTAGTTTATCGTGCTTGCCATTGTTCAAGACTATTTCCTAAAACGACGCTGGCTCCTCGCTGCGTGTGTCGTGCTTGGGGTTGTTTGGGCTCTGCAAGGCAGTCAAGCTAGGAATGAGCATTTGGGCAAAGCGCTTTCGGAGCTGCTTGAGCCAGAGGGCATCGTTGTGAAGCAAGACTCGGTGTTGCGTATGGACCCCCCAAAGAAAGTTGTGCTTCAAAGTCCGATATTGTTTTTGGGTAAAACAAACAACGAGGCCTATGATCTGTACTATGCAACTGTTCGCGAGGGCGGCTCTGGGCAACTATGGGATCTTAGTCATCTTAGAAACCTGACGCGCACAAGTAGCGCGGATGAGAGCATGCTCAGGTTGTTTGGCCATTTTGCTGCGTATGCTTCACGCGTAGGTGACGGATTCGATGCGGTCACTGTTCTTGATTTGCGGGGAGAAGGCGCAAAAGAGACGGCTTGGCCGTGGTTTGCGCGTTTGCAAAATGCCATTTCAAATTATCAGGAGTTTGGACGCTTTGAGGGCTTTGGGAAAACCAGGTTTCAGTTGAGCCAAGCCAGTAAAACGCTGCGACTGTATGCACGTAAGAATCATTTGCTCGTTGCAAACAACGACCAGTTGCTTGAGCTAGGTGAAGGCGATTTGCAAAGGGATCTAAGCGTGCACGGACTTGTGCGCAGACCGACGGAAAAAGCGCAACCTGGATTGATTACCTGGTTGGTCGATACGGTTCGTAAAGTTTCCTGGATCGGGCCTGCCCCTATCGAGTGGTTGGAGCACCGTGTGTTTTAGCCTTGAAGATTTTGTTCACCGTGTATCGTTCCGGGTTTTTGGAAGCGATAGTGCGAGTGAAGCGGCCGAGGACCTGGGGCTGAAAGCCGGAAAGTATTTGCTTGAAGCAACGGATCCTGAGATGGGCTGGCCACCCCAGGCGCTTCGGCCTGCTCTAAGTCCTCCGATTGCCGGTGAGGGCAAATGGCTGGTGATCAAAAACGATCCTTATGTGAGAAGTTATCCTGGCAGTCCCGCGGCTTTCGTGCAGACCTTTATTCGTACGGACGAAGAACGTCGATTTACGCGTGTTTACATTACCATGTGGGATCCTCGTCAAGTGCAGCTTCATATTGCGATGGGAACCAAAGAGCCTGAAAGCGCGACCGGAGAGACAGGGACAGGAAGGATCCTCGCGATGACTTTTACGATGAGGCATCTCGTTGGCGCTTTAACGGTGGGTTTCAGGCCTTGCATGGTGAGTTTGGAATGATGGCCGATGGACGGGTGTACTTACCGCCCAAGCCTTGGGCTGCAACGGTTGCTGTTTACGATGATGGTCATGTCGGGATGGGATCATGGCCGCCGCCTCCGGGAGGTTCGGGTGGTTACGATGAAGCTGCTGCAACGCGGCAGATTCCAGAAGACATGGTTGCGATGCGACAAAATCTCACGAGCGTGGTTGAAGATGGCGTGTACAATCCCTGGAAACGATGGTGGTGGGGAGCCGCTCCACAACATGCTGGGGAGCAAACCTATATCGATCGTTCGGGGCTGTGTGTCACAGAAGAGGGCTTTTTGGCTTTTTTCTGGGGGAAATCCATGGGAGCTGATGCCTTGGGTGCGGCGATGCTTGCGGCGCGATGCTTGCGAGGTCTTCATCTTGATATGAACAGCAAGCACACTGGTTTTGAGTTTTATAACGTTTTGCCCAGGCCCGATGACTTTGTGAACACGGAGCCTGATGAAGACGATTTTCAAGCCACGATGGCTGTACCCGATACCAATCGTTACATCGCACGTTCCCGCAAGGCTGTGCGCACCATGGCGATGATGCGCTTTCCACGTTACATTCGCCGTGATCCCCGTGACTTTTTCTATTTGACGTTGCGACCTGTTCTTCCGGGCCCCAAACTTAATGTTGCAAATCAAAACATCGAGTTTTCAACCAAAGGACTGCCACACCGTGGTTGGCCGCATGCTTTTGCACGCGCTTGCCTGAAGAGCCATGATGGGAATTGCACGTGGCTGCTTCGTGTGGATCCGAACCGAGTCCTACCGCAGAACAGTGAGACTTCCGAAGGCAAGGATGTCCTTGCTTTTCTTACGGCGCCTAAGCGCGAGAAACATAGGCGCCTGGCGTTGTATGTCCAGAAAAGTAAATTAGGCTTCGGATTTCAGTTTGGCGTAGGGAAGCTGCCAGATCAGGCCGAGGCCTTAGCCTATGGCGATCGCTTGCAGTCAAAGGATAACTCTACGAGCGTCGCAGTCGGGGTGGACCAGGATGGCTTTCTTGTTTACGCAGAGCGTCATTCTCAAGACAAACGGCCCTTGGCGGCCTTGTTTGCAGCCATGGGTATCCGCGAAGCGATAAGCCTAAATGACGAGCAGCGCTTTGTTTTTTCGACGAAACTCGGCCTGGCTGGCCTTGATGGTCATGCAAGCGCGATTGACGAAAATACCGAGAAAAAAGCCTTCGTAGCGCTCGAAACAGGCTTGGCTGAAGTGATTTTTCCTGACAACACGCCGTTGCCCTATCATCGGTGGGCTTATGCGCAGGGCAAACGGGTACGTTACTTTCCCGAAGAACATAAACCTCGCTTTCGGGCGCCTGGAATGGAAGAGAAAGCAGAAGATGCACCCAAGCAAGCAGATCCCTGAGCTCGCGTTGCCTTGTACATGGTGCAAAGTCACAGTGAAAGCAGAAATAGTTGCATTCGAACGTTTTTGCTTCAATTTGAACACAGAAAGTCTTGACCCATGTACCTTTCATCCCGGAAACTGCCGGCCTCTCCGAAACTCGCCGCTATTGGAACAACTGACGATGCAAAGGCTTACGACGTGACAAAGCCTATACCCTTTGGCAACTACTTATTACTCGACAGAATCAACGTGGGCGGCATGGCTGAAGTTTACAAAGCCATGGCGCTTGGTGAAAAAGGCTTCGAGCGTTTTGTTGCCGTCAAACGGATTCTTCCGAGTATCGCGGCCGATGAATCCTTTATTACAATGTTTGTCGATGAAGCCGAATTGCTGCTCAGCTTCATCATCCCAACATCGCCCGCGTCTTTGATTTAGGCAAAGTTGAGGACAGCTATTACATTGCGCTTGAGTATATCCGAGGAAAAGACCTTCGCGTGCTTTTTGACCGGGCGCGCAAACAAGGCAGCCCTCTGTCCATACCCTTTGCCTGTTCTATCATGATGAAAGTGTGCGAAGGCTTGGATTTCGCTCACAACAAGCGCACTTCGGATGGTGAACCGTTGAATCTTGTGCACCGAGACGTATCACAGCAAAATATCCTTGTTTCCTATGACGGTGAAGTAAAAATCATTGATTTTGGCGTGGCTAAGGCAGCAGGCAAAGTAAGTAAGACAGAGGCCGGCATCCTCAAGGGCAAGTTTAGCTATATGTCGCCCGAGCAGGTGAGGGGACTGCCTTTGGATCAGCGCAGTGATGTTTTTGCTTTGGGGATTTGTCTGTACGAGCTTTTAACCAACGAACGCTTGTTCGTCGGTGAAAGTGATTTCTCTACACTTGAGAAAGTGCGCAATGTGGAGATCATGCCGCCGAGCACTTACAACCGTCGTATTCCTGAAGAACTTGAACATATCGTGCTTCGCTCACTTTCAAAGGATGCAGCTGATCGTCAATCAAGTGCACTTCAAATCCGAGATGACCTTGAAAGCTTTTTATACGCCAGTGGTCAGTCGTTTTCGCCAAAGGAACTTAAAGCGTATATGAAAGAGCAGTTTAAAGAAGAAATCGAAGCAGAGAATAAAAAGGAAGCGGAGCAAATTAAACTTTATGCTCACGAGTTTCAGTCCGTGGCTAAAACGATAGAGCAAGCCAAAGTAGCCGAACCGGCTCTGGAATCTTCGACCTCAAAAAAAGAAAAGGATTCTACGAGCAATGCGCCAGAAACACAATCCTTTGTTCCGAGTGCGCCTCCACCGCCTGGTTTCTTAAATCAAAACGCAAAACGTGTTTCTATACCGCCGCCTTTGCGGGAAGCTGCGACTGGTACGGCAGCGAAGAGCGCTGCGATGAATGTGTCCAGTTCTGAAGTCACTTGGGTAGATGATGAGCCCGACACACGTCTTTACGACGAGACGGACGACGAGCCTACTAAGGCTGCTGAAAAACCATTTTCGCGTGCTCCACGTTCCGCGGTTTCAGGCGGACGACCCTTTATTCCCTGGTCTTCTACGATTTCCAGAGCTCTTTCTCCTCAGGGCTTGGATCGAAGGAAGCTGATCCCGGGGCTTGGCGTCGTGGTAGTTGCGGTGGTGCTGGCGGTTTACTTTTGGCCGAGCAAGGGTGCGATCCTGCAGCTTTCGACCGAACCGACGGATCCCGTTGTGCTATTAGACAACCGTCCGGTCTCCTCACTTTCAAGCCCGTTTGTGGTGACTGATGTTGAGCCGGGCAAAGAGCATAATCTTGAAGTCCGTAAAACAGGATATGAGCCCTGGGCTACCACACTAAAGGTTAATCCTGGGCAAGTGTTGGAGCTTCCAACGGTTCGCTTGAGACCAATTGGTTCAAGTACATCGCCCGGAATGCAAGCTACGACGAACAGTGGCTTCCTTTTGGAGACTGTTCCTGCCGGGGCTCAGGTCTATATTGACGGTGAACTGTTTAGTGACCCAAGTCCTGTTCGCGTTGCGGACCTCGAGCCGGGCACTTATGAAATTCGAGTTACACACAATGGTGATTACTTACCCTGGACCAAGCAGATTCATTTAACTTCAGGTCATTTTATGACCTTGCCCACAATTAAGCTTCAAAGCAGCAAGGCCGCTTTGCACGTTAGTAGTGACCCGATTGGTGCGCAGGTGACTTTGTCGCGCGGCCAGGACAAAAATGCTCAAGGCAGCACTCCTGTTGAGACGAGCGTGGACTTTAAGGACGGGCCATGGGTCTTGAGGGTAGACAAAGAGGGCTATGAGCCTTTTGAGCAGACCCTTGTTGTTCCGAGCGGCAAGAGCTCGATTGATATCCAAGCAACTTTGCGGAAACAAAACGCGGCAATCGCTAGCAAAACAGTTTCTGTAACAGAAAAAGCAGAGCGAGCTCCTAGGCCGCGCGCTAAGGCTGAAAGTTCGACGAGTTCGAAGGCAGGTACCGGTACCTTGCAAATCAACTCACGGCCTTGGTCTCAGGTATACGTTGATGGCAAAGCTATGGGCGTGACCCCGCAGATGAGCCTTAAGCTTTCCGCTGGTTCGCATAAAATCCGATTGCATAATCCAGATTTTAATCTAGAAAAAACAATCAACGTTTCGATTAAAGCCGGACAAACGACAAAACAAATCATCTCGCTGCAGCCTTAAGGAGCGATGCGTGAGACCCTATTCTAAGGGGTCACGGACGATGAGTGGACCAAATGGAACGAGTTTTCCTTTGCGGTTCATTTGCGCCTTACGCTCGTAGAGCGAATAGTTCCCGTCGCCGTCTAAGTCACCCTCGGCGCGTACGATAAACACCGGTGTTCGTGGCGGAAAAGACAAGTTGCAGCCGCTTTTCGTTGGCAGAAAGGAATAGCGGTAGCGCAGCTTTTGGTCGTTTTTGATGCCGAGAATTTTCCAATTAGCGCGTGCTTTTTTCTTGAGTTTAGCGATGCGCAACCACTTGCGCTTTGCCGAGGGGCGCTTCGGGGTAGGGCCTGCTTTCTCAGGCAAACATTGCTGAAGTCGTCCGTGATTATGGACCTGTTCAAAATAGGAGGCGGCATGGTTGTGTATCTGTTCAAGGATTTGAACTGCTTCGTCCGTTTTGTCGCTTCGAAAGTTTTTAAAAAAAGTCGGGATGCCAATGGCTAGAACGCTGCCGACGACAGCAACGATAAGCGAAGTTTCAAGCAAGGAGAGTCCCTGCAGGGATCGGGGTCTAAATCGTGGCGATGGCAATCGTTACTCCAGTTCAGCGTGGTAAAGCCTTCTATAAACGGCTCTTTCGATACCACTCTAAATCAATTGTTTCAAAGTCGATGCGTTCACCGACGAGGAGGTAGAGGGTGGGGCTTAGGTAGGGGTATTGCTCCTGTCGCTCTCGGGAAAACTCCGCAAAAGCAGCTTGCAAGGCTTCTGCATAGGCCTGGTCGCTTAAGCTCGAGATTTGCGCCTTGATGTTTTCCTTTGTGTCGGGATCCTGGATCGTTGCGTAGATTTCAACCAAGTGACGCAGCGCTTGTTCGGTTTGTCCCAAACGCTTGAGTTCAGAAGCGTTGCTCAAAGCCAGCCACGAAGGTCCTGCTCCCAGACGTGCCGCCGTTTCAAGATAGGGGATCCCATCTGCTTTAGCGCGGTTTTTCTCCTCGTCGTTATCAAGTAGCGGAGGCAATTCATAGGTAAGTGTTGCGCCCAAATCCCAAGCAAGCTCGCCATCATCTGGGAAAAGAGCGACGCCCTTCTTGAGGTAGTCTGCGGCTTTGTAAGCATCTTTTGAGGTGATCTTACCCGTACGGTACAGCGCTACATTGCCGACCCAGAGATAGGCCTGCCTAAAATAAGGATCCAAGCGGAGCATGGCATCGACGTAGTTGAAGAGATACTTTACCTCGCCCTTGTGTTGTATTTCTTCACCAAAGTAGACTAGTGCTCGCAGCCAAAGCAAATCGCAGAGTGCCATTTTGTGTCCAAGCGAAAAGGTGGCAAGCCACTGTTTCGGGGGCACGTAGTAGACGTCCTCATAGCGTTGGTGCGCCATGTAATAGTTTAACGCGGGCAGGCGGAAACTTCGCATGCCGATGCCCAATGTGCAAAGCAGTCCTAGGACAAGGGCCGTCTTTTTGTAGTCACGCGACATGCCGGGATTGTACAATTTTTTTCGAGGGCCTGCTGCAAAATGGCTCCTGAGCTTTCCGCGTAAAATCGACAGAAAAACAAAACCCCCGCAAGTCAAAGACTTGCGGGGGTTTTTCTCCATCAATACTAGCTAGACTTATTCGGTCTCGTTCTGGATGAAGAAGCCACGAGAATGGTAGAGCTCGTTGTTTGCATCCGAGCCAATAGCAAGCTCGAAGGTGCTGTTTGTATCATCACCATCAAGGTCACCATGTGCAGCGAAGGTGTAGATCGTGGTATCCGATGCAGTGTTCGTGCAGCTAGCGCCTGCAGAAGTCACCTGATAACCAAAATATACAAAGTCAGCAACGGCGAAGCCAAGGGCTGCCCAACCTGCGTTTGACGTGATGAAGTTAGTCTGTTGCTTATCCGCACCTGGATCGGCAGGAGTTAAGGCGATACTAGCCACCGTGCAGTTACCAGCAGCGGTTGCAGTGAGCCCTTGCGTGCTACGCTCTTGGTTGTAGTAGCTCGCTGCGCCTTTGAAAAGAGCGTTGAGGTTACCTGTTGCCTCTGAAGTCTTGGAACGACGAACATAACCAACGAATGCTGGAATGGCGACCGCGGCCAAGATACCCAAAATTGCAACCACAATCATTAACTCGATGAGTGTGAAACCTTCTTTTTTCCGTAATAGTTTTGACATGCCTTAAATCCTCCTTGAGTGTTTTCTTCTCAGCCCCAGAATCTCACAGCTACCGAAGCCTGGTCGAGTTCTTTGCAAAGCGCGTACCAAGTTCTGGGCTCTGGGATTATGCCGGGTTTCTAAGTTCTTTACCAAATATTAGCTTTTCAAGCTGACGTAAAATGTCATTGTTGAGCGCTTGCGCTGACAAAATCCGTCAACCGCGGAGCTGTCGATGCAGGTACATCGACCTACA belongs to Myxococcales bacterium and includes:
- a CDS encoding class I SAM-dependent methyltransferase, producing the protein MRTQYNEVDFKREGEALPYFAMTVDRLRFQSIQELARHRKILVLGSGRVDVLNALQGLSREVEVVVEKKSADLNDSSIALHEASVTKLPFEDHSFDVVCCFDGFASQFDTPVVLREMVRVARPGGYVVAEFNNVLSLNFVTRKLSLAVGRGANLLAETWISPWVVRKIVPAGARLLECRGLGLAEQLPTLSFVPFARRVQERAKKAALASPLRVLADSFIAILQKEQPE
- a CDS encoding tetratricopeptide repeat protein, translating into MKGEAHQPNLMELRKRAEGMLAKSCERSKVEPVLQRIAEHANEGSDLSLFAYRNLAELWLEENPWKAALYLRRVLKTTSNDDVAHALLGLCQTLLGNYGAAVAAYRRALQVAPKNPWYHHNLGHLLDVALGASFEAVSHLRKAHEHAPTEHEITASLAHCLAGLGELDEAQALAQLALDAAPSNRGHRELALWIDEGAPQPQGPHELFDSAPAFSASRRGAGFSELPSPIREDDGEEKATYGQSKYTRSSQVLDVLAQEMEQAGLPQDMFHSAVALWNDYKESKSVRVNKPEAYAAAVEYAIVLVNKIDGVTRSSVAKRYGVNANTVSTRYNDIRDQLALQPGDPRYARCV
- a CDS encoding PEGA domain-containing protein, coding for MRVDKEGYEPFEQTLVVPSGKSSIDIQATLRKQNAAIASKTVSVTEKAERAPRPRAKAESSTSSKAGTGTLQINSRPWSQVYVDGKAMGVTPQMSLKLSAGSHKIRLHNPDFNLEKTINVSIKAGQTTKQIISLQP
- a CDS encoding prepilin-type N-terminal cleavage/methylation domain-containing protein, which codes for MSKLLRKKEGFTLIELMIVVAILGILAAVAIPAFVGYVRRSKTSEATGNLNALFKGAASYYNQERSTQGLTATAAGNCTVASIALTPADPGADKQQTNFITSNAGWAALGFAVADFVYFGYQVTSAGASCTNTASDTTIYTFAAHGDLDGDDTNSTFELAIGSDANNELYHSRGFFIQNETE